Proteins from a single region of Campylobacter concisus:
- a CDS encoding polyribonucleotide nucleotidyltransferase, producing MQYSIEVNNQVEIFDLNKVAKQASGAVLLRVKNTVVLATVAREDTQVEEDFLPLTVQYIEKAYAAGKIPGGYVKRETKPGDFETLTARIIDRSLRPLFPKGYAYPTQIVVMVLSADPEVDLQVVSLNAASVALYLSDIPVNRPVCGVRVGYIDEKFVINPSNSELKQSAIDLYVAGTKDELLMIEMRSLPQQTTQLIPMVAIEPMIDPSLSDSMAQKQLMNEFSEDMIVEAIDFAGKAILRASSAYEEAFKEHKKEDAALDLKPEIENENIAIYIDKFYKAEVKNAINQMAKSERASELSKIAKQISSDEVAQKEGWDEAVITNVLGKYKKKIVREQIINEGVRADGRGLEEVRPISIETNVLPNAHGSCLFTRGQTQALVVTTLGTDSDAQMYDILTEKVPFVEKFMFNYNFPGFSVGEASPLKAPGRRELGHGNLAKRALAPSIDLASPYTIRVVSEILESNGSSSMASVCGGSLALRAAGVNTLKLVAGVAMGLIFEGDKHAVLTDIMGLEDHDGDMDFKVAGTSDGITALQMDIKLGGISLEVLKEALYQAKRGREHILSLMTEADKNIEINEDVLPKLELFSVDPSKIVDIIGQAGKTIKEIIEKFEVSIDLDREKGEVKIAGGAKKNVDAAKDYIISITSKDNGRSFGKKPFKHDKERSKPNFNIGDEFLGTVKSVVDFGVFIELKDGIDGLLHISKIKTPLNVGDQVKVSVSEQKGNKISLSLVE from the coding sequence ATGCAATATAGTATAGAAGTCAATAATCAGGTTGAAATTTTTGACCTTAATAAAGTAGCAAAACAAGCTAGCGGAGCAGTGCTTTTGAGGGTAAAAAATACCGTAGTTTTAGCAACTGTTGCAAGAGAGGACACACAAGTTGAGGAGGATTTTTTACCTCTAACGGTGCAGTACATCGAAAAAGCTTACGCCGCTGGTAAAATTCCAGGTGGTTACGTTAAGCGCGAGACAAAGCCAGGCGACTTTGAAACGCTAACAGCTCGCATCATCGATAGATCTCTTAGACCGCTCTTTCCAAAAGGTTACGCATATCCAACTCAAATAGTTGTAATGGTACTTTCAGCCGATCCTGAGGTTGATTTACAAGTTGTAAGTCTAAATGCAGCCTCAGTTGCACTATATCTTAGCGACATCCCTGTAAATCGCCCAGTTTGTGGTGTTAGAGTTGGTTATATAGATGAAAAATTTGTGATCAACCCAAGCAACTCTGAACTAAAACAGAGTGCGATCGATCTTTATGTAGCTGGAACAAAAGATGAGCTTTTGATGATCGAAATGAGAAGCTTACCTCAGCAAACTACGCAGCTTATCCCGATGGTTGCAATCGAGCCGATGATAGATCCAAGCTTAAGTGACAGTATGGCTCAAAAACAGCTAATGAATGAATTTAGCGAAGATATGATAGTTGAGGCGATTGATTTTGCTGGTAAAGCGATATTAAGAGCTAGCAGTGCTTATGAAGAAGCTTTCAAAGAGCATAAAAAAGAGGACGCTGCACTTGATCTAAAACCTGAGATAGAAAATGAAAATATCGCTATTTATATTGATAAATTTTATAAAGCTGAAGTCAAAAATGCTATCAATCAAATGGCAAAAAGCGAGCGTGCGAGCGAACTTAGCAAGATCGCGAAACAAATTTCAAGCGATGAGGTAGCACAAAAAGAGGGTTGGGACGAGGCTGTTATCACAAATGTCCTTGGTAAATATAAAAAGAAAATCGTAAGAGAGCAGATAATAAATGAAGGCGTAAGAGCTGATGGGCGTGGTCTTGAAGAGGTTAGGCCTATTAGTATCGAAACAAATGTGCTTCCAAATGCCCATGGTTCATGCCTCTTTACAAGAGGACAGACGCAAGCCCTAGTTGTCACTACTCTTGGCACTGACAGTGACGCTCAAATGTATGACATCCTAACTGAAAAAGTACCTTTTGTAGAGAAATTTATGTTTAACTACAATTTCCCAGGCTTTAGCGTAGGCGAGGCAAGTCCACTAAAAGCTCCTGGTAGACGCGAGCTTGGACATGGAAATTTAGCCAAACGTGCCCTTGCACCAAGTATCGATCTAGCTTCGCCATACACAATAAGAGTCGTTTCAGAAATTTTAGAGAGCAACGGCTCAAGCTCGATGGCTAGCGTTTGCGGTGGCTCTCTCGCACTTAGAGCAGCTGGCGTAAATACTTTAAAACTTGTCGCAGGTGTCGCTATGGGACTAATATTTGAAGGCGATAAACACGCAGTGCTAACAGATATCATGGGACTTGAAGATCATGACGGCGATATGGACTTTAAAGTAGCAGGCACAAGCGATGGTATCACGGCACTTCAGATGGATATTAAGCTTGGTGGCATTAGTTTAGAAGTGCTAAAAGAGGCGCTTTATCAAGCAAAACGTGGTAGAGAGCATATCTTATCTTTGATGACAGAAGCGGATAAAAATATAGAAATAAATGAAGATGTGCTTCCAAAGCTTGAACTATTTAGTGTCGATCCAAGCAAGATCGTAGACATCATCGGACAAGCTGGAAAAACCATAAAAGAGATCATTGAGAAATTTGAAGTCTCAATCGATCTTGATAGAGAAAAAGGCGAGGTAAAAATCGCAGGTGGAGCAAAGAAAAATGTCGATGCCGCAAAGGACTACATCATCTCTATCACTTCAAAAGACAATGGACGTTCATTTGGCAAAAAGCCGTTTAAACACGACAAAGAGCGTTCAAAACCAAATTTTAATATCGGTGATGAGTTTTTGGGAACTGTAAAGAGTGTTGTTGATTTTGGTGTATTTATCGAGCTAAAAGATGGCATTGATGGCTTGCTTCACATCTCAAAGATAAAAACCCCATTAAACGTAGGCGATCAGGTCAAAGTAAGTGTGAGCGAGCAAAAAGGAAATAAAATTTCGCTCTCTTTGGTTGAATAA
- a CDS encoding LPS-assembly protein LptD: MRKILFLVPVCILNLSAAVQDVQLLADDVKQDKGIVTANKNVVVYSQDYLVTADCAVYDQNNSVIELFGNVNMMKGKSEVSRSNYAKLNLKNNDAAFESLFMMNKDMEVWMRSDESSSDSEYYRVKKAMVSSCNVQDPDWSITSSSAMLNKQSKFLHLFNPVFRIANVPVFYLPYFGFSTDTTRRTGLLPPDLGYGKSEGFYYKQPIYFAPYNEWDFELDPQIRTNRGAGIYGAFRFTESPDSRGEISFGSFTDKNSYQAKQKGETSNKAELKNKTHKGIGLKYERDKLIRYLSEADLQEGIWIDATKLNDIDYLNLKGRDDDYDSLVTSKFNYFIANDDHYFGAYAKYYIDTEKIGSKNENKDTLQELPSLQYHKFTDNIVLPNILYSLDLQSHRYDRKIGVRATQYEFTLPASVHVPLLDDSLTFSFYEYLYASRINYENKINSFDDKREDKHTNFVNNYHKFTLHTDLAKAYESFYHTLNFGAEYLLPGYRKGNLDDEFIYDKNLNEYENFLTQEQSKEEISGYLTQYFFNSNGRKIIKHSISQGYYTKEDEYSNLKNAIYLYPFENLSLYNKLEYSHKSKELKKIQSGFSYTNDLFWLNMLHTMKKNDSKIKNSATKDSYFTSGLGVKLPHQYSLIGGWQYDIERSYTKSWRVGVLHQRKCWNYGIIYQQDVEPTTTINGSASTRKNGIYFTINFYPMGGLHYDFSQSSTKSSAN; the protein is encoded by the coding sequence ATGCGTAAAATTTTATTTTTAGTTCCGGTTTGTATTTTAAATCTAAGTGCAGCTGTGCAAGATGTGCAGCTTTTGGCTGATGATGTAAAGCAAGATAAAGGCATCGTAACAGCAAACAAAAACGTCGTTGTATATTCACAAGATTACCTTGTGACAGCTGATTGTGCAGTTTATGATCAAAATAATTCGGTTATCGAGCTATTTGGTAACGTCAACATGATGAAGGGCAAGAGTGAAGTCTCTCGCTCAAACTATGCAAAGCTAAATTTAAAAAATAATGACGCTGCTTTTGAATCGCTTTTTATGATGAATAAAGACATGGAAGTGTGGATGAGAAGCGATGAGAGCAGCTCTGACAGTGAGTACTATAGAGTAAAAAAAGCGATGGTTTCAAGCTGTAATGTCCAAGATCCTGACTGGAGCATCACCTCAAGCTCAGCTATGCTAAATAAACAAAGCAAATTTTTACATCTTTTTAACCCAGTCTTTCGTATAGCTAATGTGCCAGTTTTTTATTTGCCATATTTTGGTTTTTCAACAGATACCACAAGAAGAACAGGTCTTTTACCGCCTGATCTTGGATACGGAAAATCTGAAGGCTTTTATTACAAGCAGCCGATTTATTTTGCGCCTTATAATGAGTGGGACTTCGAGCTTGATCCGCAGATAAGAACAAACAGAGGTGCTGGAATTTATGGTGCGTTTAGATTTACTGAGTCGCCTGATTCAAGGGGCGAAATCAGCTTTGGCTCATTTACTGATAAAAACAGCTACCAAGCCAAGCAAAAAGGAGAGACTTCAAATAAGGCCGAACTAAAAAATAAAACACATAAAGGCATTGGACTAAAATACGAAAGAGATAAGCTTATAAGATACCTTAGCGAAGCGGATTTACAAGAGGGAATTTGGATAGACGCAACGAAGCTAAATGATATAGATTATTTAAATTTAAAGGGCAGGGATGATGATTATGATTCGCTTGTAACTTCTAAATTTAACTACTTCATCGCAAATGACGATCATTATTTTGGTGCTTATGCAAAATACTACATAGACACTGAAAAGATTGGCTCAAAAAATGAGAACAAAGACACGCTTCAAGAGCTTCCATCGCTTCAGTATCATAAATTTACAGATAATATTGTCTTGCCAAATATCTTATATTCACTCGATCTTCAGTCACATAGATATGATAGAAAAATAGGAGTTAGAGCGACTCAGTATGAATTTACGCTTCCAGCTTCAGTGCATGTGCCACTGCTTGATGATAGCTTAACGTTTTCATTTTACGAGTATCTATACGCTTCAAGAATAAATTACGAGAATAAGATAAATTCATTTGATGATAAAAGAGAAGATAAACATACAAATTTTGTAAATAATTACCACAAATTTACCCTTCACACTGACCTTGCAAAAGCGTATGAAAGCTTTTATCACACTCTAAATTTTGGGGCCGAATACCTACTGCCAGGCTATAGAAAAGGAAATTTGGATGATGAGTTTATCTATGATAAAAATCTAAATGAATATGAAAATTTCTTGACTCAAGAGCAGAGTAAGGAAGAAATTTCTGGTTATCTGACTCAGTATTTCTTTAACTCTAATGGTAGAAAGATTATAAAACATAGTATTTCTCAAGGATATTACACAAAAGAAGATGAATATTCGAATTTAAAAAATGCTATCTATCTATATCCATTTGAAAATTTAAGCCTTTATAATAAGCTTGAGTATTCACACAAGAGTAAAGAGCTTAAAAAGATACAAAGTGGATTTTCATACACAAATGATTTATTTTGGCTAAATATGCTTCACACCATGAAGAAAAATGATAGCAAAATAAAAAATAGTGCAACAAAAGATAGCTATTTTACAAGTGGTCTTGGAGTAAAATTGCCTCATCAATACAGCCTTATTGGCGGCTGGCAATATGATATCGAGCGAAGTTACACAAAAAGTTGGAGAGTTGGCGTGCTTCATCAAAGAAAATGCTGGAATTACGGGATAATTTATCAACAAGATGTCGAGCCAACTACAACAATAAACGGCTCAGCATCAACTAGAAAAAATGGTATTTATTTCACGATAAATTTCTATCCAATGGGCGGTTTGCACTATGACTTTTCGCAAAGCAGTACAAAATCGAGTGCCAACTAA
- a CDS encoding RDD family protein: MSMQIIEKLEKEEISLAPFSKRVLAYSIDECIVSFLFLIIYWDAFLSVMSYDEARNLTLNFFWQIVALKIIYHTFFVWYYGASLGQMLTKTMCINVEILDRPNFISSLVRAIFRLVSEACFYLGFAWAFANPARQTWQDKIAKTVVINA, encoded by the coding sequence ATGAGTATGCAGATAATTGAAAAACTTGAAAAAGAAGAAATTTCGCTAGCGCCATTTTCAAAAAGAGTGCTAGCCTATTCAATTGATGAATGCATCGTTTCTTTTTTGTTTTTGATCATTTACTGGGATGCCTTTTTGTCGGTTATGAGCTATGATGAAGCCAGAAATTTGACTTTAAATTTCTTTTGGCAAATAGTCGCACTAAAGATTATTTATCATACATTTTTTGTTTGGTATTATGGCGCGAGCCTTGGACAAATGCTAACAAAGACGATGTGCATTAATGTAGAAATTTTAGATAGACCAAATTTTATTTCAAGCTTGGTAAGAGCGATTTTTAGGTTGGTTAGTGAAGCTTGTTTTTATCTTGGTTTTGCATGGGCATTTGCAAATCCAGCTAGGCAAACTTGGCAAGACAAAATAGCAAAAACAGTGGTGATAAATGCGTAA
- a CDS encoding universal stress protein, with the protein MKYKKLLFPIGAGDDIEPRIYGALKVAQWFNTHMEIMTCQLDPSVVYNMKMTLRGGVLFEEFLKSAKSELAVEHEENEKIFNKICAELGIKVTSEIIEDVCTANFTIHSGKRSAIVEQESKFCDLVVAAVPLDGKITGTFESAVLKSGKNAIVIPRKMREFKADNILVSWTGTTQSSRALTGSIDLLKKAKKVQCITSKASLGDNAELNLKKLEEYFKIHGISATFEVIATTMIPGEALLKAAIDRNADLIVASRYGENGLMEMVLGGTSRFFLEHTNIPVYL; encoded by the coding sequence ATGAAATACAAAAAGTTGCTTTTTCCAATAGGAGCTGGAGACGATATCGAGCCAAGAATTTATGGTGCCCTAAAGGTTGCTCAGTGGTTTAACACACATATGGAAATTATGACTTGCCAGCTTGATCCAAGCGTAGTTTATAATATGAAAATGACGCTTCGTGGAGGAGTGCTTTTTGAGGAATTTCTAAAATCAGCTAAATCTGAACTAGCTGTCGAGCATGAAGAGAATGAAAAAATTTTCAATAAAATTTGTGCTGAGCTTGGCATAAAAGTAACTAGTGAAATCATTGAAGATGTTTGCACTGCAAATTTTACTATTCATAGTGGCAAAAGAAGCGCGATAGTGGAGCAAGAGAGTAAATTTTGCGATCTAGTGGTGGCTGCTGTGCCACTTGATGGAAAGATCACTGGCACATTTGAGTCAGCTGTTTTAAAAAGTGGTAAAAATGCGATTGTAATCCCTAGAAAAATGCGTGAGTTTAAAGCCGATAATATCCTTGTAAGCTGGACTGGTACGACGCAAAGCTCAAGGGCATTAACAGGCTCGATCGATCTTTTAAAAAAGGCAAAAAAGGTTCAGTGCATTACCTCAAAAGCAAGCCTTGGCGATAATGCTGAACTAAATCTTAAAAAGCTTGAAGAGTACTTCAAAATTCATGGCATATCAGCCACTTTTGAAGTGATTGCTACTACGATGATACCTGGTGAAGCGCTTTTAAAAGCAGCTATTGATAGAAATGCTGATCTTATCGTTGCTAGCAGATATGGTGAAAATGGTCTTATGGAAATGGTGCTTGGCGGAACATCAAGATTTTTCTTAGAACACACAAATATCCCAGTTTATTTATAA